Genomic segment of Nilaparvata lugens isolate BPH chromosome 6, ASM1435652v1, whole genome shotgun sequence:
AGAATTGATGACGTTTTACTGTAATTGAAGGAAAACACCTTCCATTAATATGGCTATCAATCCCTGAGAAGAATTCCAGAATTAATATTAACAGCAAAgtatatagtccaggcaatgaatgctcaaaaagggGTATAGAGGGAAAGTCTTCAACTactgaaattaatttcaacatgaaacaAGCCTATATTTTCAAACTTCTAAAAGTACTAGCAAGAAAGTCCCCCCGTAACTTACCTCTTCTAATTGTCACTGATTGTTCTTTATAGTCAACATTGAAAATCACATCaaatataaagcataaaataCATTAACATGGAGTATCAGCATATGAATGGAAGaagtaattcaattttcattaaaatatgtttatttttcacaaaaaatacaCAACAGTGATTTTAATTTAGaaacttcaaatttcaaacaatattgcTTATGAATATTGAACAATCCAAAAATAACAAAGATACAGCAATTACCCAAGTGTTATTTGCTGTTTGAAAATCATTCAacagttttaaattttttcataattttattgtcTACATTGCTTTGTTAAGATTTGGTTGGAATATTGTCGATACATGTTCAGTATGGAGTAACAATAATAAAGCAGcatgaattatttttgaatcttGCCAGTAATGTTGAAATTACTATGATATATCTAACCATAATAGTTGACATCAGCCTATTACTTTGAGACTAGAACATTTTGTGAGTACATATCAAAAATTCTCCaagatatattaataataaagcacTACAACAATCGGAACATTAATCagacttattatttttattgaccaGTTTTCTTCCTTTTCTGAATATACGAATGAATTGACcagttttttcaacaatataaatgtttattgttttagAATTGACAGTTCGTTCTTAGATCTTGGATATTTGTTTCACTTCTTGAATGCAAATTATTTCCTAGGTaaaatgaaagataataatttacttgataaaataaaatgagattgCACAGTCGATTACGTTTACAGCGTTGTTTAGAAGTAGGTacctattcatttatttttcatagtaGACTGAGGGCTATTCCTTTACAGTAtaggaataaattataaatcaaacAGTAAGTCCTCATAAAAGTGATATtaactataatattatcaaagtgATATTAACTATAACATTATCAAACTGGAAACCTgacaaaacaaaagttttaattagGTTTAAGTTGGTTTAATTAAGTTTTAAGTTAGGCATTAATATTGTCAAGTAATGAGTTTTTCAAGTACAGTACtttatttctgtaatttaaTTACTTAATTACAGTTGAATACGTAAACAGCTggatatttttaatgaactacATTGAGATTGGTAATAACTTATTAATACTAGCCGTAGccatattaataaaattaatactaAAAATGGCGtatttaaaaacaaataaacttCACTTTTGAATGAgataatcaaataaatttagaaaaaacatTCCAAAGGCacttatgaattatttatttcaagtatGAATGAATAGTTGCAGATATATTCAAGAGAAATAGAGGAGAAACTGCAATAACTATGGCACATGTATCACATAAACTAAAAATATCGAATTTCTTACgctaattttataatattaatatcaaatTAAGATAGGAAACGAGACCTAAACTTCAAGAAATACTCAGGGTAATTTCACAAAAACTAAGGTTATTTTCATTAGATATGCTGTTTTCTTTGAACAGTAGAATATATATCTATTATcaactattttattgattatctgAGAAGaagcaatttattcattcattaatcgacttaatgattgattttaatgaataataattgattccaGATTACAATTCACTATTTGGTGGGGTTTCAGAGCTTTCAATAACCTCCAttagtttcaattttaaatgaaattgtCTTATATGAAATTGTAAATAGCAAACCTGAAGATAGAATATTGTCCAATTTGCAATTTTATTTAACAAATCGCACTAAAATATTGAGAACATTTTCTCATGatatatacattcaatttatgaCAATGGCACCAAAGAACAAAAAAGAGTGAATGGAGTATCGGAATGTTGAAACATGATAAACAAGAAAATGTTCAATATCCATATAAAACTTACTGAACTAATAGTGGACTCATATGCAATTAATTATGAAGGCTGGAATcaacttttaatttattctaAGACATTCAAGGAATATGAGGGAATGTTTTTGAATtactaatttaaattttttttccacAACATAATCACTCCCTGTTACATACAAAATAAAGGTAACTTATTTTCAGTTGATTCTGAATTCCTATACAGAACACTTAATTTCCTACTCATTTACAtggaataatcaattaaaaggaatgaatatttttttacaattattgGTACAGTCTTCGTTCAAGTCAAGGCATCTTTGGATCCTAAAATACATTGaagtaaatttaaaataaaaaataattacagtattaGCTAATTAACGAAAGCTTATAAGATAACATAGGCTACGGCAACCTTGTTTTAGCTCATAAGATATAAGACACGACGACTAGGCAGCAGTTTGTACAAAgaaattaacataataaaaataactaatTTGAGTAGCCAAGTGATAGTTTAGACTTTTTATGAATAATACCTAACACAATACAGTAAAATGTTTACACAACATGCTTAAATATAAGCAACGTAGCttacataatataaatgaaGAGCTCATTGTGAATCATAATGtccgtttttcaaaattctagtCTTATTGCAATTGATTGTTGATTATTTAGCTATTCTTTTATAATGATAATCTTGCTCTTCCAGCAAATATTTTAGTGTACATCAAAACATAAAGAAGAACGTAATAttgattttgtaaaattaatcaatatggAAAATTTGTCTTTAACTCTAATAGTCTTCCACAATAGTTTGAGTATTTTATGATTTCTTCCATTTTTCCATTATCAAATGATCATGATCTGGTTTATCATACAGAATATCTACTGTACagaaaaacaatatttcaagatgataataatagaacTCTCACAATTCTACTACCGTATTGAACTCTTTCTActcttcaatttaaaatttaataggaaCAGATCCTGAATATTATCAGAGacttcaaagttttcaaaatattatcagaGACCAGGCAAATTTGAGAACTTGAAATAGTATACAAAACTGTTgtcatatacagagtgtttccgaACTTCCTGCCAatattctagggcattgttcctgtaATATTATGTACAGGTTACTATGGCAACACTGTCAGAGGAGGCAGTTAGAGGGTGTTAGTGAACACTAGAAGAAATTATTGTCATATACTGCTTGTTAAAATAAAAGTAAGTTATGTGTTGTGTAATTCTAATTAATAAAGTCTAGGGAATAATTCGAAGAAGTTATTTTAATTACATGAAGCCCACAAATACAACATAGCACAGTTGGTAGGACTATTGGTAAGAATTGCCAGCCCAATGATCTCATTAACCTAAAAAAGATAGGTACTGTCTTCCGTGACTTCAACGTGGAAttcaagaaaacaaaaaatggcacctttgaaccacccccacccccctagcacagggggtagaggggtggagacttttgatatgtttacctcctcactacccttaaacagaactgcggggtcaaaaattgtcttccaaacttttccctctatacccttttttgagcagtcattgcctggactaaaagACAATGTAATGCTTCAGAATGCCGATGTTAGGAATATTAATGATGGGCATGTTCCTGCTAGTAAAAGCCAAAAATGCAATGGAAGACATTCATATGGGAAGTCTCAATCATTTGGTGAAACATGATTTAAATGAAGTAATCTGAACCATTTTAGGATTACCTTTGAGtaagataaaaaatatcaaagagGTATGTGGTACGGTAAGAGATTCACATTCAGATAAGTTATTCATTGATAGTGTAGCTGTAGTCAATGTGGGTGGGGCTAGTCACAACTTTTGAAAATAGAGGAAGAGGATGTAGTATTTAAGGCTAACACAGGATCAGAGGTGAGTATTAATCCAATGAAAGCCAATGAAAGTgtttaaaaaaatttcaaatcctATATTGGCAAAATCAAAACTTATTTTGGAGGCTTATGGAGACCTTCTAGGGTCTGTTGAACTAAAATGTAAAACTAAAGATAAGTTTATGGTTTTGGTTTTCCtggtaatgaataataatcttCGGTTTATTAAAGACCTACCATCATGCTTTGAATGATGtatatttaacaaaaaaatctgaTAGTTTGGTAGTTGTTGGAagcaaaacttgaaaaaagcgACTGTGTGAGTAACTAAGGACAGTTTTAAAATGGTGTCCTGCTGAAGAAGCTGAAGTCATATGGAATTGGTGGGGCAGTTTTCAGCACTCTGTCCTCTTACCTTGACAACAGACGTCAGGTGGTAAGTATTGATGGAGCCACCTCAAGCAGTGAATTGGTAGAGTATGGAGTACCTCAGGGATCGGTTCTGGGCCCTCTCCTCtttatcatttcaattaatgACATTGGTCTGAAAATGAACGCTTTGGTATAATATATGCTGACGACACTACACTGATCAATAGAGGACGTGATGTGCAGTTGCTGGGGCAAGCTGCTGATAGTTCTTTGAGGTCTGCTGAGAAATGGTTCAACCAAAACAAGTTGCTGCTGAACAAGGACAAGACACATAAGCTTCTCTGCTCCTTGGGACAGGCTGGTCGAGTGGTTGAAACTGATGTGAAGTTGCTGGGTTTTTCCTTGAATACCAGAATAAGCTGGACAAGTCATATTGTCAATGTTTGCTCAAAGCTGTCCAGTGCGCTCTATCTTCTGCGAAAGTTGAAATCGGAAATTGGTGCCGGATACCTGCTTACTGTCTACTATGCCATGTTTCACAGCCATGTATGTTATGGACTTCACCTGTGGGGTCACTCTGGACGACTTGGTGATGTGCTGCTTCTGCAGAAAAAGGCTGTGCGAGTGCTGACGGGCAGTGACTACATGGCTCACTGCAGACCACTCTTCAAGAGGCTAAAAATGCTTACTGTTGTAAATCAGTACATTCTTGAATGTCTGGTTCGCATCAGAGACAGAGCTAGGAGTGCTGATACTCGTGGTGGGATACATGGCTATGGAACCCGTCAGACTCACCTCATCAACATGCCAAGATGCCGTTTAGCAAGGACTCAGAGGAGTTATCCTTTCATTGCCTTCAAGATGTTTAATAAGCTGCCAGAGTGGGTCAAGGATAGTGGAAGTGATAGACAGTTCCGAGCAGTTTTGAGATCACTCTTGGTGGAGCATCCATTCTATAGCCTGAGTGAATTTCTCGATAGTGAGAtgacattttgaaattttttttgtgaTATGTTTTTAAACCCTGACACAGTCTATCCAGCAGTGCTGGTCAATGAcctagaattcaattcaatcaatttcaatttcaatttcagtttatttccaaaaacatattacacgaataagaaatacaatatacaacatattttggaatccccctactagactatccatctgtgtgtaggggggagttccactttatacataataagcttaatctgctcatagaagtaaataatagagaatacacttatattatggatgtattattaatattctgattataaaatagataatatatgtgctgatgtatatttaagaatgagtatgtaggaatatgtatgtaggaataagtatacttaataccttgattgataaaagaataaataaagaagaaataacaatatttttttgaagaccgcagtggcagggattccagaaattctcagaagagagaatgaaaaaaagcataaaccagaaaggcaaaacagtcaaatcggttatatcaatgataaaataaataccaatcaattgtctggaaaccttgaactcgtgttggtcaccaagcataacgagattggagtagttcttctgaagcttcccaaccaatctggtacagccacctgtccaccctcttcctaaacactaccaaactaaatgcctctgcttccctaatcacccctggcacatttctgtacaagacatggccaggtatgaaggatttgtcattcagagccgtgagtcagctgaggtatctcaaagctgtaattggatctgtggcgagttgagtagctatggttaactgtttctcccagaataaaactaaaactaaaactaaTGATATCTAGATATGTTTCGTACCCAagaacaatgccctagaataCTGGTAGGGAGTTTGGAAACACCATGTATATTAAGATTGTTGGTTGGAATGAAAGGAAGTACCTATATCTCTTCATTTATGATCACAAATTTCTGTGAAATATAAaggattgtgaaagaaatattaaGAATTTGTGATTGCCAATACCTCgatgaattttaattattgaactttCATATggcatgatattattattattattattataataaattgaagctAGAATACGTTCAAGTGGATTGTACCTTCATAAAGTGAAGTAATCATGTGAAAACCATGAATACTTTAAAAAtactaaattttaaaaatgatttttttttatcatgTGAAAAATGTGcgtaatattatttgaaatgaatgattACTGCAAAATTGTAAGCTGAACCGGTATTTGAGCCCGTGACAGTAACAGAGTATTACTTATTGGTTGGGAGCTTGGGAGACCATCAAAGCACCACCCTGCGATACTCAACATTCTTTCATTTTACATTAAATAGGTACATTATATAGTTTGAAttatatttcagaaaaaatcatttgtctatttatttattcttcaaatattacaatatagaGAAATCAAaccatattattttttgttgaaggaaacatacaataataattctcaatatttatcaatatttatcaaaaaattaatttcatttcaacatattttcagagttgattttattataattttttttcgtaggtGAACAAAGGGAAAAACGTTTGAGATTTGAAAACCTTCAATAATATACACTTAGTTTTGAGTATAACAAAATAAATGCggttaatttgaaaatacaatgaaaatacaGTGATTTGATAAGGATATGATGAGAAATCATCTCATCAACATCGCTAATTTTTGGAAaccaaaattaattataaatagaaagatttttatattgaagTAAGAATTACTGCAAAAGTTCTCAACTTATTGTATGATTCAGAAAAACATATATGTTATCTCTATGATAACacatacaattttgaatttcaatagcAACATTACAAATTTATAACGATCCTATTCCTAgcaaattattgatttaatcTGTGCAGCAATATTTCCATCTGTTGACAGATTTTTCTATAAGAAATCATTTTATGACAATTAATGAATATAATAGCTAACATTCCAAATAAATGATACCCAACACCAAAGAAAATGTATTCACTTCTGAGAGAAAGAATGGTAATTTTATAAGGAAGTTGATAATCAAAAAATTTGAAGCTATCACTTCTATCAGAAGAAACAAATTGATGTTAGTTTAGCTTAACTGAattaataaacttattataattttgtgcAAAAAGAGCACAAAGTCCGAAGCTTCATTGATTTCAAgtcgataaataataatagatatttcATACATATAACATTTTTtgactaaaattgaaaataagcttcaaattcgagaaaatgtgattattcaattgcaaattattgttgattctattaaatcattcactataaagagatagcagacctcatgtgtctccagcgttattgccctgtcaccagctggctcaaatctttgaataagtagacttgagatgcgtgggaacactagcgtcaggtgatcaaatttcataacggcgaggaaagttgtgtgagtgcgccacaccagattttttaaataaatattatatagccAATAATAATCTAACATAAAGGGATTGTGCGTTTGGTAATTATTCACGTCGGCAGTAAAATGCTATTTTGTAGGTAACCAtatgatatacaaacaaaataaattaattatgaagTAAATGATATTCTATTCAGGTGTATCTACTTCTTTTATTGAACGATTTAGAGTTTTTGATGAGACAAcatataaaataacattaatacTGCGAGCGCGAATAAGGAACACTCTTTTTAGAGCTGAGTTAGACTCAAACCGACACCTCTTAATAATTACTCACAAATCTCACATTTACTTACATATCAGCTACGAATTATTTGAAGCTTACGTCATCAGCTCAAttccaatatttattaaattgggctacaaaaatatttttggatgatATTTCCTTTATTTCAAACATCATCATTTGGAAAATTGTTTCTCCTGAAAACTCATTAAACGAGAAAATGACTGGCATTTTCTCGCTACTTTTTCAAAATTGGAGATTTAACCATAAAAATATGGTTATCATATACTAATATTATCTCTACTTATGACACAAATTAAGTAAACAGAGATTATCACAAAAAATCAAtggataataatgaaaataaagtaacatacccaaagaagataatattatacttGAATGATTTGGAGACTATAACTTGTCACTGCCACTCCTCTTGTTTCCAGTATCTACTTTGAGGTTTTCGATGTAATCGCATAATCTATCCATACCTTGCTTCATCTGTTTCAGATATTCACTCGCCTCACTCAAACAATCCAGGCGGTTGACATTCACTGAATCTTCAGGCTCCTGTAAAAACAAGGAGTTGTATTATAaaccatctaaattcaaaatttatagttttaatgtttattttggactaaaatttcataaaaattgtacacgtgaaattctaaccttatcttggactttgtcacttacaaatttggaagaaaaatagcacaaggactaccttattatttcatctttcaatgttattacattagtgtcatttgcattgtaaataaataaaataaataataaataaatagaaacaatattatttttatagattttattgGTAAATCTCTAACGGAAGTTTCTCCTCACCTGATGAATGCATTCCAGCCGATAATTGACCCCTCGACTGTTATATTTCAGCCGAAAGCGCCACGAATTGTATTGTATATGTTTTATTAGAAACTATCCATCTCACAAAATGTATCTATACTTATTACtttcaatttgatgaaaattcaAACACGTGCCATTAATAGGAAGAATACAGTTTTAGTCcatatagtccgggcgcaaatgtcattccgtggtcatttttgagtaacagccgtggaagatgtctcaatttcttcgttaggcctagcataataaggatcgtgatgataagtcgaaatcacaggcaaaacACCTCGGAtagccgccaaaattttcagggttttgctatatcgcttgtatatTTCAATAATCGTTCAAGACAATCAACCGTTttttttagacgaaaatattatgaaaatcttcctctaccatttttgttttataaaattttcctctaaaacgcatattttctAGTTAtcaccttcaaaagcccaaaaaatattttttctaaatttgttcaaatttataaaCTTTATTAACTTTTTTGTGG
This window contains:
- the LOC120351872 gene encoding uncharacterized protein LOC120351872 — protein: MFHSHVCYGLHLWGHSGRLGDVLLLQKKAVRVLTGSDYMAHCRPLFKRLKMLTVVNQYILECLVRIRDRARSADTRGGIHGYGTRQTHLINMPRCRLARTQRSYPFIAFKMFNKLPEWVKDSGSDRQFRAVLRSLLVEHPFYSLSEFLDSEMTF